CACACGTTGTTAGGCACGTATTCCATCATGTCGTAGATCGCCATACCGGCGGTCACCGATCCACCTGGCGAATTGATGTAGAGCCAGATGTCCCGGTCAGGGTCGTCCGCGGCGAGCAAGAGCAGCTCGGCACAGATCCGGTTGGCGATCTCGTCGTTGACCTGAGTGCCCAGCACGATGATGCGCTCACGCAGCAGCCGCTGGTAGAGCTGGTCTTCGAGCCTGAACGAGCCGTTCGGCTGGCTCATCGACTCGGGCCCGGAGCCGGTCGGCTGGTAGAAGGTCGGCGGGCTGGTCACAGCGTCACCTTCCGATGCGTCGTAATCGATTGGCTTTGCTTGTGACCTTAACGCGCGCCGCCTACCGGACATGCCCCCTCAACGTGCTGTTCGCTGACGGCGCATGCTCGTCACCTCGCCCCAAGCCCCTTCTTGCGCCCCTTCGAGCCCGTTTTCCGCCCGGGTCGTCCCACGTGTCGGGACTCATCTCGGTCCCTGCACACGACTCAGAAGCCGGACCACATATTTGACTGATTTTTTCCCGCACACTGCCCCTTCCGGGGGGAGAACCGCCTCTGGAAGGGAACGCAGGCACCCTCGGTGCCTCTCAGCCGGCCCCCGCGTCTCACAGCGGAGAGGGGGCGGCACGAGAAAAGCGGGACGGGAAACGACGACGCCCCCACCGCGCCTGCGCGGTGGGGGCGTCGTCGTTTGTCGCGGCTGAGCCTACTTCGCGGCCTCAGCGGTCTCCTCAGCGGTCTCCTCGGTCGGCTCCTCGCCGGCCTCCTCACCGTTGATCTCGGTGTAGATGGCCTTGAGGTCCACCTCGTTGCCGGCCTCGTCGGTGACCTTGGCGGCGTCACCGACAACGCTCTTGGCCTTGTCACGGACGATCTCGACCATGGCCAGGGTGAGCTGGTCGTTGTCGGCGAGGTGCTGGGCGAGCGTGTTCGGGGCGACGTTCATCTGCATGGCGCGGCGCACCACGAAGTTGGTCAGCTCCTGCTCGCTGACACCGAGCTCCTCGGCCTTGACGATCTTGTCGAGGACGAAGCCGGTCTTGAGCGCCTTGGCCGCGGTCTCGTCGAACTCGGCGTAACGCTCCTCCTCGGTGGTCTGGTAGAGGCGGAAGTACGCCTCCTTGCTCAGCCCACTCTCGGCGATCTGGTGCTCAAGGTTGTGCCTGCGGTTGTCGACCTCGGCCTTGAGCGCGCTGTCCGGCAGCGGAATGTCGATCTTGGCGAGAAGGGCGTCGAGGGCGTTCTCACGGGCCTGGACGACCTGGTCGATCAGCTTGTTGCGGCGGGCCTGCTCCCGGACGCTGTCCTTGAGCTCGTCGAGGCTGTCGAACTCGCTGGCCAGCTGGGCGAACTCGTCGTCGAGCTCGGGGAGGACCTTCTCCTTGACGCTCTTGATGGTGATGGTGACCACGGCCTCCTCGCCGGCGTTCTCGCCGCCGACCAGGTTGGTGGTGAACTCCTTGGTGTCACCGGCGGACATGCCGACCAGCGCGTCGTCCAGGCCCTGCAGCACCGAGCCGGCGCCGACCTCGTAGGAGACGTCGTTGGCCTGCTGCTCCTCGATGTTCACACCATCGATCGCGGCGGCGAGGTCCATGACGACGTAGTCGGCGTTGGCGGCGGCGCGCTCGACGCCGGTCAGCGTCGCGAACCGCTGGCGCAGGCCGTCCAGCTGGGCGTCGATGTCCTCGTCGGACACCTCGGCGGCCGGGACGGTGACCTCAAGGCCCTGGTAGTCGGGAACGTCGAAGTTAGGACGGATGTCCACCTCGGCGGTGAACTCGACCTGCTCGCCGTCCTCGATCTTGGTGACCTCGATCTCCGGCTGGCTGACCGGGAAGATGTCGCTCGCGTCGACGGCCTGGCCGTAGAGCTTGGGCACGGCGTCGTTGAGGGTCTCCTCCAGCACCACCGCGCGGCCGAAGCGCTGCTCGATGATCCGGGCCGGAACCTTGCCCGGCCGGAAGCCGGGGACGCGCACCTGCTGCGCGACCTTCTTGTACGCCGCCTGCAGGCTCTCGCCGAGCTCCTCGAACGGCACCTCGACAGTGAGCTTGACCCGGGTCGGGCTGAGCTCCTCCACAGCGGTCTTCACGGGGTGGTCTCCTTGATCAAGCTTCGAGTGATCGCGGGCGCGTCAAGTCGTACGGCTACCGCGGCAAGCTCGCGCGCCGCGCCCACATGAGCGGCACCGGGCACAGCCGTCGAGACATGCGAGATTAGGGCATGCTCCACTGTGGCGGGTGTCCAGCGCCGCTGGCCAGTCTAGGGCAGACCTACACCTTGGAGCGACCGCTGCCTGTTCAGTTCTCCTTGATAATGCGCCGCAGGATGTCGGTTGTCTCACTTGGAGTGGTGCTTACCGCGCACAGCCGTTCCATGACCTCGCTGTAACGGTCGACTTCCTCGCGTTTGTCCAGGTAGAGGGCGCTGGCCAGCTGCTCGACGTAGACCACGTCGGGCAGCTCGGGGTCGTGGAAGCGCAACACGCTGAAGGCGCCGCCCTCGGCGTTGTGACCCCCGTAGCTGAACGGCATCACCTGGATCGTGACATTGGTCCGGCGCATGAGGTCCAGCAGGTGCTCCAGCTGGGCCTGCATGACCTCGGTACCGCCGATGGGACGCCGCAGTGCCGCCTCGTCGATGACCGCCCAGAAGAACGGCCCGTCGGTCCGGTTGAGCACCTGCTGGCGCTCCATCCGCAGGTCGACACGGCGGGCGATCTCCTCAGGGGCGACTCCGGCGCTCCCCGCGGTGATGACCGCCCTGGCGTACGCCTCCGTCTGGAGGAGGCCGGGCACGAACTGCACCTCGTAGGTGCGGATCCGGGACGCCCCCTCCTCCAGGCCGACGTAGGTCTGGAACCACGAGGGCAACAGGTCGTTGAAGCGATGCCACCAACCGGGCTCGTTCGCCCTGAGCAGGAGGTCCATCACCGCGGACCGTGCCGCCTCGTCCTGGACACCGTAAAAGGTCAGCAGGTCCGCGACGTCGCGCTCTCTCAGGCCGACCCGGCCGAGCTCCATCCTGCTGATCTTCGATTCGGAACCGCGGATCAGGTGACCCGCCTCTTCCCGGGACAATCCTCTGGCCTCGCGCAGCCGCCGCAGCTGGGAGCCTAGGAGGATACGCAGTGCTGTGGGACCTGATCCCGGTTGAACCTGCGTCACTTCGGCTCCCTCTTGACTTGGGCCAGCGCACACAGTGTCACTACTTCCGGCCTCGATGACAAGGTCTCAAGACCGTGTCCGATTCACCAATCCGTCGCCGTAACCGCCCATGCCGCTGCACATTGCACCTGCACGTGCATTTGGGTCTTGCAGCGGACGTTCCGGTGACCCATGATGGCTTAGTGCATATTGGGCTTATGGTGCACAGGCTCTGAAAACTCACAATGAGCACGGAGACTCACGATGGCAGCGGGAGGTACCGGCAGGATGGTGGAGGAGCCACAATCGGCTG
Above is a genomic segment from Streptosporangium album containing:
- the tig gene encoding trigger factor; its protein translation is MKTAVEELSPTRVKLTVEVPFEELGESLQAAYKKVAQQVRVPGFRPGKVPARIIEQRFGRAVVLEETLNDAVPKLYGQAVDASDIFPVSQPEIEVTKIEDGEQVEFTAEVDIRPNFDVPDYQGLEVTVPAAEVSDEDIDAQLDGLRQRFATLTGVERAAANADYVVMDLAAAIDGVNIEEQQANDVSYEVGAGSVLQGLDDALVGMSAGDTKEFTTNLVGGENAGEEAVVTITIKSVKEKVLPELDDEFAQLASEFDSLDELKDSVREQARRNKLIDQVVQARENALDALLAKIDIPLPDSALKAEVDNRRHNLEHQIAESGLSKEAYFRLYQTTEEERYAEFDETAAKALKTGFVLDKIVKAEELGVSEQELTNFVVRRAMQMNVAPNTLAQHLADNDQLTLAMVEIVRDKAKSVVGDAAKVTDEAGNEVDLKAIYTEINGEEAGEEPTEETAEETAEAAK
- a CDS encoding helix-turn-helix domain-containing protein; this encodes MTQVQPGSGPTALRILLGSQLRRLREARGLSREEAGHLIRGSESKISRMELGRVGLRERDVADLLTFYGVQDEAARSAVMDLLLRANEPGWWHRFNDLLPSWFQTYVGLEEGASRIRTYEVQFVPGLLQTEAYARAVITAGSAGVAPEEIARRVDLRMERQQVLNRTDGPFFWAVIDEAALRRPIGGTEVMQAQLEHLLDLMRRTNVTIQVMPFSYGGHNAEGGAFSVLRFHDPELPDVVYVEQLASALYLDKREEVDRYSEVMERLCAVSTTPSETTDILRRIIKEN